The nucleotide sequence TGCGCCTTAgcatttaattataaaatgtttacTGGATAATTCGCTCTATATATAAGCTGGATAACTGGTATTTATAGTAATAAGAGTAGATAAAACTCGCTGATAAGAAATACACTGGTgtacaaacaaaaacaaagtcGGCGAAGGCGAAGAAATCAGCTGTTTGGCAGTGTGACCGCACAATACcttatatttttgaaaattactAATTTTTGGCGGGAAAATTTGAATACTCAGCTTTAcattattttaagaaataataCCATAGAATAAGTGTACTTTATAAAAAAGcaacaaaactaccaaaaaacaacaataaaatttaatgaaaaCTGTGTTTTTATAAGGGTCTAGTGCACCTTTAGTTTCTTAAACTTAAAATCCATTTGCCTTTGCTTTCGCAGTAAAGTGTCGCCGCATTTGTAGCCTTTTTTGGAAACCCTGTGCCAGGGAGAAATGCCTTCACTGGGACCCACACAAACCCACCTTCTCGAACCATGGCGGACGCAATCAGATGCGCCTGCGACTCCTTTAACTCCGTGGTGAATTACCTAGTCACGATGAGGATCTGCGAGATACGACACTGTCTCGAGTTCCTCGGAGTGGCCCATACGGAGGTGATCGCAGGCGTGGTTCTCTTCATCCTGATGCAGTTCACCAAGTTCACGGCAGTCCTGCTGTTGGCTATTTTCCTGGCCTACGGGATATTCTACATGGTAAGAGAGGGACTTAGCTTGTTGAAGTATCATCCTCCTTAACTTTTGAGCCCGCAGTGGGAGACATTCTTCCCGGAAATCAGCCAATTTGGTCACAGGGGTATGAAGATGTTTCGCAATGTTCGCACCTCTGCCAATTTACCACCTTTTACATCTGACACGGAGGATTCACCAGGTAATTATGGCCATGAATGAAAGGAAAACCCTGTAATTAACTATTATATCTTACTAGGGGAGTACTTAATCAGTCCAAAAGCTAAGCAATATACTAGTGGCATGGTAACCCCGAATAACCTTAATATGCCAATGCTACTGCCTGTTTTGCAAACGAAAAATCTGAGGACCACCAGCTTGCAAACGGACCCTAGAAAAAGGCAGGAAGAGGAAAACAGGAGGGCATCCAGGGGATCTCGAGGTCACTCATCTCACCGGGAATCACAGGAAGCGGGAAAACACCGCCAAGAACGTCCCCACTGGCGATCTGTCAACCCGGAAACGGAAAGGGAACAGCCCCACACCTCCAAAAAATCTCACCGTGGTGGCAGTGGAGGGGGAGCAGGAGGTGCAGGAGGTGAGTCCAAACGGATATCAAATGTCATGCGAGTCCCGACCATCACCAGTGGAGTAGTAGAAGCCAGGAGACTATCCAATGTGACCAGTGAGCAGCTGAAGCGACTCCCGAACATCACGAGTGGGGAATACAGAAGGATATCCAACGAAGCCAGAAAGTTACACAACATAACCAGTGGAGAAATCATAGAAGCCCGAAGGATACCGAAAGTAACCAGCAACACCCATGAATCCAGATGGCTACCTAACATAACTAGTGGTGATATGAAGGATTCCCGAAGAGTTCAAAATATTACAAGTAATACCAATGAATCGAGAAGAACTAGCAATGAAATGAAGGAATCCCGAAGAGAGTCCCGAAGGGAATCGCAAAGATTACCCACTGAAATAAAGGAATCCAGGAGGAGCTCACATCCCCAGGGAGGTGGTGAGCCCCGTCGAACCTCTAATAATCATAGAGACGGAGGGGGTGGTGGCGAATCCAAGTCCCGTCGTCTTGCGGAGAAATCATATCCCCCTCAAGGTCGTCGACCCGAGGAGCCTTCAAAACAGCGAAGGAGTAACAATGGAAATTCTGGGGTAACTAGACGGCAATTTCCGGATGATCACTACGAGCGATTGAAGGTGGAGAATCGAGAGTTCCAGGCACGTCGACTACAGGCGAGTGGAGCGGGTGGATTCCGCCAAAGTCTGAGTAATCCCACCTCCGAGGGTGCTTTACTCACCAAACAGGAGAACTTCATAGGAAATCATCGCCAATTCGACAAAAGGGAAACCCAAAGGAACATGAAATCTAGTGAGTAAACCGGGTGAAATTGATcagttttatatatataccttcttataaattcttttttaat is from Drosophila suzukii chromosome 3, CBGP_Dsuzu_IsoJpt1.0, whole genome shotgun sequence and encodes:
- the LOC108016447 gene encoding uncharacterized protein, producing the protein MADAIRCACDSFNSVVNYLVTMRICEIRHCLEFLGVAHTEVIAGVVLFILMQFTKFTAVLLLAIFLAYGIFYMWETFFPEISQFGHRGMKMFRNVRTSANLPPFTSDTEDSPGEYLISPKAKQYTSGMVTPNNLNMPMLLPVLQTKNLRTTSLQTDPRKRQEEENRRASRGSRGHSSHRESQEAGKHRQERPHWRSVNPETEREQPHTSKKSHRGGSGGGAGGAGGESKRISNVMRVPTITSGVVEARRLSNVTSEQLKRLPNITSGEYRRISNEARKLHNITSGEIIEARRIPKVTSNTHESRWLPNITSGDMKDSRRVQNITSNTNESRRTSNEMKESRRESRRESQRLPTEIKESRRSSHPQGGGEPRRTSNNHRDGGGGGESKSRRLAEKSYPPQGRRPEEPSKQRRSNNGNSGVTRRQFPDDHYERLKVENREFQARRLQASGAGGFRQSLSNPTSEGALLTKQENFIGNHRQFDKRETQRNMKSSNPNKDANHHYRPHRMLNPIL